The following nucleotide sequence is from Thermoanaerobacterales bacterium.
ACTCTGGCAGCAATCCGGACGCTGGGAGGTCTACGGCCCTGAACTTATGCGCCTCAGGGACCGTCACGGGCGGGACTTTTGCCTGGGACCGACGCACGAGGAGATAATCACGGAGCTGGTAAAGAACGATGTGCGCTCCTACCGCCAGCTTCCGCTGTTGCTCTACCAGATTCAAAACAAATACCGCGACGAGCGCCGGCCCCGGTTCGGGCTGATGCGCGGCCGGGAGTTCATCATGAAGGATCTCTACTCCTTTGACCGTGATGAAGCCGGGCTGGATGTGAGCTACTGGAAAATGTACCGGGCCTACGAGCGGGTATTCGCCCGCTGCGGCCTGGCCTTTCGTCCCGTCGAGGCCGACTCCGGGCCGATCGGCGGTTCGGGCTCCCACGAGTTCATGGTCCTGGCGCAATCCGGGGAGGCCACCATCATCTACTGTCCCAACCCGGACTGCGGCTACGCCGCCAACGTGGAAAAGGCCTTCAGCAGGTCGGACTTGCCTGAGAAGGAGGAGACGCCCGCCGCGTTGGAGACGGTGGCGACGCCGGGGATGAAAACGGTGGACGACGTAACGGCCTTCCTGGGCATGGATGCCAGGCGGATCATCAAGACGATAATCTATGAGACCGAGCGCGGACCGGTGGCGGCCCTGGTCCGCGGCGACAGGGAGGTCAACGAGGTCAAGCTTCTCAACGCCACCGGAACCGTGCGCCTGGAGCTGGCCGGTCCGGAGACCGTAAGCCGCCTGACCGGGGCCCCCGTGGGTTTCGCCGGCCCGGTGGGGCTTTCCGGCGTGACCCTCTACGTTGACGAGGAGGTAGCGGCCGGGGCGAACTTTGTGGCCGGGGCCAATAAGGCCGACGCCCATTATGTGAACGTCAACCCCGGCCGGGACTTCCCGTTGACCCACGTCCTCGACCTGCGCCTCGTCAGGGCCGGGGAGCCCTGCATCAAGTGCGGCGCCCCCCTGGAGGCGACGCGGGGGATCGAAGTCGGGCAGGTCTTCAAGCTGCATGAAAAGTACTCGCGGGTCCTGGGAGCGACCTTCCTTGACGAGGACGGCCAGGAGAAACCCTTCGTGATGGGCTGCTACGGCATCGGCGTTACGCGGACCATGGCCGCCGCCGTCGAGCAGAACCACGACGCCGACGGGATCATCTGGCCGGCGTCCATCGCTCCCTTTGCCGCCGTGGTCGTCCCGGTGAACATGCGGGATGACACCCAGGTCCGCCTGGCGGAGAACGTGTACCGTCAGCTCGGGGAGGCCGGGATCGAGGTCCTCTTGGACGACAGGGAGGAGCGCGCCGGGGTGAAGTTCAAGGACGCCGACCTGGTGGGTTACCCGGTGCGGATCACGGTCGGCAAGACGGCGTCCGAGGGCCGGGTGGAGGTAATGCACCGTCGCACCCGCCAGACTCGCGTGGTGGACCAGGCGGACGCCGTTGCCGCGGTACAGGATTGTCTTAAAGAGAATTAAGCGTAAGCAGGTCCGATTTAACTTTTAGTGGACATTGGTTTATTATTTATTTGGGTGGTATGTCATAGAGTGAAGGAAGAGGGGGGTGGCTTTTACGGCAACGCGGGTCCGAGCGGTGCTGGCAGGTCTCGCCCTGGGCCTGTTCCTGCTGGCGGGAATGTTCGGCGGCCTGCCCGGGGGAGCCTGGGCCGCCTCCAGGACCGGAGATGTTCTGGTACTTTCTGTCGACGGGCCGATCGTGCCGGTGGTGGCGCGGTACGTCGAGAAGGGGCTTGAAAAGGCCGCCCGGGAAGGCTGCCAGGCCTGCATCGTCGAACTGAACACTCCCGGCGGGCTTTATGACACCACCCAGGAGATCGTGCAGTCCATTCTGAACTCCCGGGTCCCCGTCGTGGTCTACGTCCACCCTGCCGGGGGCTGGGCTGCGTCGGCCGGGACCTTCATCACCATCAGCGGCCACGTCGCCGCCATGGCCCCGGGCACCCGCATCGGCGCCGCCCACCCGGTGGGGGTGCAGGGAGAGGAGATCGAGGGCGTCCCCGCGGAGAAGATTACCGAGGACGCGGCGGCCTGGGTGCGCAGCATCGCCTCCATGCGCGGCCGTGACGCCGACCGCGCCGAGGCCGCGGTCGTCCGGTCCCGCTCCTATACCGACGAGGAGGCGCTGAAGTATCGCCTGGTGGACGTCCGGGCGCGCGACATGTCGGGATTGCTGACGGCCGTTGAAGGACGGCAGGTCAAACTGATCGACGGACGCGAGGTCACTTTGCACACCGCCGGGGCTGACGTGGAACACCTGCCCATGAGCGGCCTTGAGCGCTTCCTGCTGACGCTGGCCGATCCCAACATAGCCTACATGCTGCTTTCCCTGGGCATGCTGGGGCTGATGATCGAATTATTCCACCCGGGAATCCTTTTTCCCGGGGTGGCGGGGGCGGTGGCGACAATACTCGGTTTATATTCCCTCGGAACGCTTGATGCCTCGTGGAGCGGCATCCTGCTGATCATCCTGGCCTTCGGCTTCTTCATCGCCGAGGTCTTCGTGCCGAGCTTCGGGCTCCTGACGGTCGCGGGCCTTGTCTCCCTGGTGACCGGGTCGGTTATGCTCTTTACCGAATCCGGTCCCATGACCCCCCTGAACTGGGGCGTCATCGGTGTCGTGGTGGCCGCCGTTGCCGCCTGCATGATCCTCGTGGGGCGCGCGGTGATCAGGGCCCACCGGCGCAAGGCCGTGACCGGCGCCGAGGGTCTGGTGGGTGCGGTGGGGGAAACCATAGCCGCGCTCGAGCCGTGCGGAGAGATCCTCCTGGAAGGGGAGCGCTGGCGCGCGGAGAGCCTGGAAGGGGCGATCCCGCCCGGTGAACGGGTCGAGGTGGTACGCCTGGAGGGGCTCAAGGTTTACGTCCGGCGGCGTGACGGACGGAACACGGGCGGATCCGGAGGATAACGCCGCCCGCACAAGTTCGTTCCTTTGCCGCCGCGGCGCATTACATAACTAACAGTTTAAGGAGGTATGCCGGTGTTCAGTATAGTGACATGGTTTCTTGTCCTGGCCGTTGCGGTCGCCATCCTGAGTTCGGCGATCCGCATCGTGCAGGAATACGAGCGGGGGGTTATCTTCCGGCTTGGACGCTACGTAGGGGCCCGCGGACCGGGACTCTTCTTCCTGATCCCGGTCATCGAGCGCATGCAGAAGGTGGACCTGCGCGTCGTCACCCTGGACGTGCCCACCCAGGAGGCGATCACAAGGGATAACGTGACGGTCAAGGTCAACGCCATCATCTACTTCCGGGTCGTCGACCCCGGCAATGCG
It contains:
- a CDS encoding proline--tRNA ligase — its product is MRALQYWAPTLREVPAEAEVVSHQLLLRAGFIRKAAAGMYTLLPLAHRVITKIENIIREEMNRAGGQEILMPIMQPAELWQQSGRWEVYGPELMRLRDRHGRDFCLGPTHEEIITELVKNDVRSYRQLPLLLYQIQNKYRDERRPRFGLMRGREFIMKDLYSFDRDEAGLDVSYWKMYRAYERVFARCGLAFRPVEADSGPIGGSGSHEFMVLAQSGEATIIYCPNPDCGYAANVEKAFSRSDLPEKEETPAALETVATPGMKTVDDVTAFLGMDARRIIKTIIYETERGPVAALVRGDREVNEVKLLNATGTVRLELAGPETVSRLTGAPVGFAGPVGLSGVTLYVDEEVAAGANFVAGANKADAHYVNVNPGRDFPLTHVLDLRLVRAGEPCIKCGAPLEATRGIEVGQVFKLHEKYSRVLGATFLDEDGQEKPFVMGCYGIGVTRTMAAAVEQNHDADGIIWPASIAPFAAVVVPVNMRDDTQVRLAENVYRQLGEAGIEVLLDDREERAGVKFKDADLVGYPVRITVGKTASEGRVEVMHRRTRQTRVVDQADAVAAVQDCLKEN
- a CDS encoding nodulation protein NfeD, which codes for MAFTATRVRAVLAGLALGLFLLAGMFGGLPGGAWAASRTGDVLVLSVDGPIVPVVARYVEKGLEKAAREGCQACIVELNTPGGLYDTTQEIVQSILNSRVPVVVYVHPAGGWAASAGTFITISGHVAAMAPGTRIGAAHPVGVQGEEIEGVPAEKITEDAAAWVRSIASMRGRDADRAEAAVVRSRSYTDEEALKYRLVDVRARDMSGLLTAVEGRQVKLIDGREVTLHTAGADVEHLPMSGLERFLLTLADPNIAYMLLSLGMLGLMIELFHPGILFPGVAGAVATILGLYSLGTLDASWSGILLIILAFGFFIAEVFVPSFGLLTVAGLVSLVTGSVMLFTESGPMTPLNWGVIGVVVAAVAACMILVGRAVIRAHRRKAVTGAEGLVGAVGETIAALEPCGEILLEGERWRAESLEGAIPPGERVEVVRLEGLKVYVRRRDGRNTGGSGG